One region of Deltaproteobacteria bacterium genomic DNA includes:
- a CDS encoding hydrogenase 4 subunit F, whose translation MILLILLSIPFLAAIILAFAGDRKIAPEINILGSAATFAAGIVLAIQVYMYGPIITGGKFFFVDAFNIYLVVLTSFVSMTTAMFSRRYMRHEREHGRVGHWGMRFYHAMFQLFIFAMLLALLTNNVGVLWISMELATLSTVLLVSLYQTPAAIEAAWKYFILCGVGIALALFGTVLLYFAAEKVLGEGGEALLWTNLNQVSDKLEPTVLSLSFVFLMVGYGTKVGLVPLHNWLPDAHSEGPTPISAVLSGLLLNVALYALVRCKVLVDGATGTHKAGYIMMGFGMISILIAAFSILRQKDIKRMFAYSSIEHMGIATFAFGLGGPIATFGGLLHMLAHSLTKSSIFFTAGHASQMHSTQEMDKIKGLIRGNPLVGWGLILGAIAIVGMPPFGVFMSEFLILTATMKDAPLMTPLLLIGLGVAFAAIFRRVQPMVAGMVPPNQKPLNAAHIPVLLHIALVLIIGLYMPDFLSQWFHKAVEILK comes from the coding sequence ATGATACTTCTCATCTTGCTCAGCATACCATTTCTCGCAGCAATCATCCTCGCCTTTGCAGGCGACAGAAAGATTGCGCCGGAGATAAATATTTTAGGCTCTGCCGCTACATTTGCAGCAGGCATTGTCCTCGCGATACAGGTTTATATGTATGGGCCAATAATTACCGGCGGCAAATTTTTCTTTGTTGATGCATTTAATATCTATCTGGTTGTCCTTACATCTTTTGTGTCCATGACAACCGCCATGTTCAGCAGAAGATATATGAGGCATGAAAGGGAGCACGGCCGTGTCGGACACTGGGGCATGAGATTTTATCACGCCATGTTCCAACTCTTTATATTTGCCATGCTTCTAGCGCTTCTTACAAACAATGTCGGTGTCCTATGGATATCAATGGAACTTGCCACCTTATCAACTGTGCTGCTGGTCTCTCTTTATCAAACACCTGCTGCTATTGAGGCAGCATGGAAGTATTTTATACTCTGTGGCGTCGGCATTGCTTTGGCGCTATTCGGGACAGTGCTATTATATTTTGCCGCAGAAAAGGTTTTGGGCGAAGGCGGCGAGGCACTCCTCTGGACAAATTTAAACCAGGTAAGCGACAAACTTGAGCCGACCGTCCTCTCTCTGTCCTTTGTATTTCTGATGGTCGGCTACGGCACAAAGGTCGGACTTGTCCCGCTTCACAATTGGCTGCCTGATGCACACAGCGAAGGTCCAACACCAATATCAGCAGTTCTTTCAGGGCTTCTTTTAAATGTTGCATTGTATGCCCTTGTCAGATGCAAGGTTTTGGTGGATGGCGCCACAGGTACACATAAAGCAGGTTATATAATGATGGGTTTTGGTATGATTTCCATTCTGATTGCAGCATTTTCCATTTTAAGGCAGAAGGATATAAAAAGGATGTTTGCATATTCATCAATAGAGCATATGGGTATAGCAACATTTGCATTTGGCCTGGGCGGACCAATCGCAACATTCGGCGGCTTACTGCACATGCTTGCACACAGCCTTACAAAGTCTTCAATATTCTTTACAGCAGGACATGCATCGCAGATGCACTCTACTCAGGAGATGGACAAGATAAAAGGGCTTATAAGGGGAAACCCCCTTGTCGGCTGGGGGCTTATACTTGGGGCAATTGCCATAGTCGGCATGCCACCTTTTGGGGTCTTTATGAGTGAATTCCTGATATTAACAGCAACCATGAAGGACGCACCCCTTATGACACCTCTTCTTTTAATAGGGCTCGGTGTTGCATTTGCAGCAATCTTCAGGAGGGTTCAGCCGATGGTTGCAGGCATGGTGCCACCGAATCAAAAGCCGCT
- a CDS encoding formate hydrogenlyase: protein MIAAQINSVMAALILLTSFGLLVQRRMYALLHIFAWQGLFLSISTAVVGYVSGTHHLYISSVLTLALKVILLPYILHILIIKLQIHKEVETDVNVPTTMLIGIALVIFSYHLTSPIRELSTLVTRSTIAVALATVMLGLLMMITRKHAVTQIIGFLSMENGLFFAATSATYGMPLVVELGVGLDILIAAFIFGIFFFQIRTTFDSLDVEDMTKLKEGD, encoded by the coding sequence ATGATTGCAGCCCAGATAAACAGCGTTATGGCAGCGCTTATACTGCTTACATCATTTGGTCTTCTTGTGCAGAGGAGGATGTATGCACTCCTCCACATATTTGCATGGCAGGGACTTTTCCTTTCTATAAGCACAGCCGTTGTCGGCTATGTGTCAGGCACGCACCATCTCTACATCTCTTCTGTCCTGACACTTGCTTTAAAGGTTATACTCCTCCCGTATATCCTGCATATACTTATTATCAAACTCCAGATACATAAAGAGGTTGAAACAGATGTAAATGTTCCTACTACAATGCTAATCGGCATCGCACTTGTTATATTTTCATATCATCTTACTTCGCCAATAAGGGAACTCTCAACGCTTGTAACCCGTTCCACAATCGCAGTGGCACTTGCCACAGTCATGCTCGGACTTCTTATGATGATTACAAGAAAACATGCTGTAACACAGATTATTGGATTCCTTTCAATGGAAAACGGGCTTTTCTTTGCGGCAACAAGCGCCACTTACGGTATGCCTCTGGTAGTGGAACTTGGCGTTGGTCTGGACATACTCATTGCAGCATTTATATTTGGAATATTCTTCTTTCAGATACGGACAACATTTGACAGTCTGGATGTGGAAGATATGACAAAACTGAAGGAAGGGGACTAA